Proteins from a genomic interval of Procambarus clarkii isolate CNS0578487 chromosome 45, FALCON_Pclarkii_2.0, whole genome shotgun sequence:
- the LOC123769771 gene encoding ESF1 homolog, which yields MTKKAAKEIRIQDMDGKKCKKKRRKTGQSIKNDMDEILRDPRFAHVSTDLKLRHVPKEKRKVKLDSRFHSVLTDDKFYEKSIMDPRGRKGNYSTKEDLLKFYHMSSDEDSDDEEDDDEDKGENGDENESRGDYDSDEEKSESLEKNASSTNLTEKEQIYKTEAKEEPEISEKMNQLLQDMTQDYARGEVLFSDDSSDDDSTTSDEDKNDGEFEWGELDQDAVWDDGDTNVEETSRFAVCNLDWDRIKAADIMVLFSSFCPRGGSVKKITIYPSEYGKQRMAEENMTGPQELKSVPGCDIEDSANDAVDLDKLEKGMLDENAGATKAHYEALRQYQRNRLRYYYAVVECNSIDTAKALYQECDRKPYEGAGILLDLRYIPSHMTFDEAPHDVCETVPKSYEVKTFITTALHDSRPILTWDETDPERKKTLSHAMSKAMKGEEINEDCLKGFLASSSEDEDNSDLEEEEENSDSEDEATKASQIAKFRALINEIDEKERKKEKDIDMEETFNLEEDSSENREQTNKEGAKITEQLNPFEKYLEKRKNKRKEREKRKKKNDKDTSSEEDSEHDGAISDDDLPDNVGDLYNDPFFAEELKKMDGRKDTKKKKKTKKDPANTEEHESNEQEDLELLLMDEDAEEKKHFSMREIIENSKDKKRRRKKKAKKQQEKLKQQEKLKQLASEDDFKVNIADSRFAPLLTSGEYNIDPSHPQFKRTKAMDNLISDVQKKRIAESFESIPDAKRKKASEEKKTDHELSLLVKRVKNKTNKSKKKQ from the exons ATGACAAAGAAGGCTGCTAAAGAAATAAGGATCCAAGAT ATGGATGgaaagaaatgtaaaaagaagAGGAGAAAGACTGGCCAAAGCATCAAGAATGACATGGATGAGATTCTGAGAGACCCACGATTTGCTCATGTGTCTACCGATCTTAAACTTCGACATGTACCAAAAGAGAAAAGGAAAGTAAAACTTGACAGCCGGTTTCACTCTGTTTTGACG GATGACAAGTTCTATGAAAAATCCATAATGGATCCACGAGGTAGGAAGGGAAACTACTCAACCAAGGAAGATCTACTGAAGTTTTATCATATGTCCTCTGATGAAGACTCtgatgatgaggaagatgacgatGAGGATAAAGGAGAAAATGGTGATGAAAATGAAAGTAGAGGTGACTATGATTCTGATGAAGAGAAGAGTGAGAGCCTGGAAAAGAATGCATCTTCAACCAATCTAACAGAAAAGG AACAAATTTACAAGACAGAAGCAAAGGAAGAGCCAGAAATATCAGAGAAAATGAATCAACTATTACAAGACATGACGCAGGACTATGCAAGGGGTGAAGTGCTGTTCTCGGATGATTCTTCAGATGACGACTCCACAACAAGTGACGAAGATAAGAATGATGGAGAATTTGAGTGGGGGGAACTCGACCAAGATGCTGTCTGGGATGATGGAGATACTAATGTGGAA gAAACGTCACGCTTTGCTGTATGCAACCTTGATTGGGATCGTATTAAGGCTGCAGATATCATGGTGTTGTTTTCTTCATTTTGCCCAAGAGGTGGCTCTGTGAAGAAAATCACTATATATCCCTCTGAATATGGAAAGCAACGTATGGCTGAAGAGAACATGACTGGGCCACAAGAATTGAAATCAGTACCTGGGTGTGACATTGAGGATTCTGCTAATGATGCAGTAGATCTAGATAAACTTGAAAAGG GTATGCTTGATGAAAATGCTGGAGCAACCAAAGCCCATTATGAGGCACTTCGACAATATCAGCGTAATCGTCTTCGTTACTATTATGCTGTTGTCGAGTGCAACTCTATTGATACTGCCAAAGCTCTGTATCAAGAATGTGATCGCAAACCATATGAAGGAGCTGGTATTCTTCTTGATCTGCGGTACATTCCTTCACATATGACTTTCGATGAG GCACCACATGATGTGTGTGAGACAGTCCCCAAGTCTTACGAGGTGAAGACTTTCATCACTACAGCTTTACATGACTCGCGCCCAATTTTAACCTGGGATGAAACTGACCCTGAAAGGAAGAAGACATTATCACATGCCATGAGTAAAGCCATGAAGGGAGAAGAAATAAACGAGGATTGTTTAAAG GGCTTTCTTGCTTCATCCAGTGAAGATGAAGACAACAGTGActtagaagaggaggaggaaaacAGTGATAGTGAGGATGAAGCCACCAAGGCGTCCCAAATTGCCAAGTTTAGAGCATTAATAAATGAAATTGATGAAaaggaaagaaaaaaagaaaaagatatTGATATGGAAGAAACCTTTAATCTGGAAGAAGACTCTAGTGAGAACAGAGAGCAAACAAACAAGGAAGGTGCCAAAATAACAGAGCAACTTAATCCTTTTGAAAAATATTTGGAGAAAAGAAAGAATaagaggaaagaaagagaaaaaaggAAGAAgaaaaatgataaagatacaagcTCTGAGGAGGATAGCGAACACGATGGTGCTATATCAGACGACGATCTCCCAGATAATGTTGGAGATTTGTACAACGATCCCTTCTTTGCTGAGGAATTAAAGAAGATGGACGGCAGAAAAGATactaagaagaaaaagaagactaAGAAAGACCCAGCTAATACTGAAGAGCATGAGAGTAATGAGCAG GAGGATCTTGAGCTGTTACTAATGGATGAGGATGCCGAGGAAAAGAAGCACTTCAGTATGAGAGAGATTATTGAGAACAGCAAGGATAAGAAgaggagaaggaaaaagaaagcaaagaagcagcaagagaaactaAAGCAGCAAGAGAAACTGAAGCAGCTAGCCTCTGAAGATGACTTTAAG GTTAATATTGCTGATTCAAGATTTGCTCCCCTGCTCACATCTGGAGAGTATAATATTGACCCTTCACATCCCCAATTCAAACGCACCAAGGCTATGGATAATCTCATCAGTGATGTGCAAAAGAAAAGGATAGCAGAATCTTTTGAAAGCATT CCTGATGCCAAAAGGAAGAAAGCAAGTGAAGAGAAGAAAACGGATCATGAATTGTCACTCTTGGTTAAGAGAGTGAAAAACAAAACCAATAAATCCAAGAAGAAACAATAA
- the Mvk gene encoding mevalonate kinase, which produces MTTNMSENEGASQVVEVSAPGKVILHGEHSVVYGKQAVALSLNLRTHLTLTTGGSSVILDLPDVAINESWTLKTMQDLWSQLGCKQESDATPLSEEQAAYLCQFLGIADDVTSPQKLALLSFLHLYLAILPCPVALKISVSSQLPTGAGLGSSAAYAVCLSAALLHISGSLNPCQLSSPAADGSVTDIGSFSNLKNVCHWAFRSEQIVHGTPSGIDNSICTYGGAVSFKCGNSSPMHVPQLQVLLVNTGVPRSTKALVTGVRERRERLMTVVEPILQSLDALADKGVQVLRQLASAADDNEYNSAYSTLFELVDINHALLCALGVSHPSLDRLVGISRSHDLHAKLTGAGGGGFGIVVLGHATPEARVAACRKELEDAGYQVWTTSLGAPGLTFHHPQ; this is translated from the coding sequence ATGACAACAAATATGAGTGAGAACGAGGGAGCGTCCCAAGTGGTAGAGGTGAGCGCACCAGGCAAGGTCATCCTTCACGGCGAGCACTCTGTGGTGTATGGGAAGCAGGCAGTAGCTCTCAGCCTCAACCTGCGCACACACCTCACCCTCACCACTGGCGGCAGTTCCGTTATTCTTGACCTACCAGATGTTGCAATTAATGAATCGTGGACACTGAAAACGATGCAAGACCTATGGAGCCAACTAGGATGTAAACAGGAATCTGACGCAACCCCTTTATCAGAAGAGCAAGCAGCATATTTATGTCAGTTCCTGGGTATTGCGGATGACGTGACAAGTCCCCAGAAGCTGGCTCTCTTGTCATTCTTGCATCTGTACTTGGCGATCTTACCATGTCCAGTAGCCCTCAAGATTTCCGTTAGCAGTCAGCTACCAACAGGTGCTGGCCTTGGTAGTTCTGCTGCGTATGCTGTGTGTCTGTCTGCAGCTTTACTGCACATCTCAGGCAGTCTTAATCCATGTCAGTTGTCTTCTCCTGCAGCTGATGGCAGTGTTACTGATATTGGTAGTTTTAGTAATTTGAAAAATGTTTGTCACTGGGCATTCAGGAGCGAGCAAATAGTTCATGGAACACCATCCGGCATAGATAATTCCATCTGCACCTACGGTGGAGCTGTGAGTTTCAAATGTGGTAACAGCTCTCCCATGCATGTGCCACAATTGCAGGTGCTTTTAGTCAATACAGGTGTGCCGCGAAGCACAAAGGCATTGGTGACTGGGGTCCGCGAGCGGCGAGAGCGGTTAATGACAGTTGTGGAGCCAATCCTCCAGTCACTGGATGCTCTTGCAGACAAAGGTGTACAGGTGTTGCGGCAGCTTGCCTCTGCCGCAGATGACAACGAATATAACTCTGCCTATAGTACACTATTTGAGTTAGTAGACATTAACCATGCATTGTTGTGTGCCTTGGGTGTGTCGCACCCGAGCCTAGATCGCCTCGTGGGTATATCTAGATCTCACGACCTGCATGCGAAGCTAACCGGTGCAGGGGGCGGTGGTTTTGGCATTGTGGTGCTGGGACATGCTACTCCTGAGGCCAGAGTCGCGGCCTGTCGCAAAGAGCTGGAGGATGCTGGTTACCAAGTGTGGACAACGTCCCTGGGTGCACCTGGTCTCACTTTCCATCATCCTCAGTAA